In Desulfosediminicola ganghwensis, a single window of DNA contains:
- a CDS encoding TRAP transporter substrate-binding protein, whose amino-acid sequence MERREFLKKAGLGAAAAVAATTISKAPFVHAAKKTPIKWRLQTYAGPALAEYVIKPQIDAFNKIAKNEMYIELYYADQLVPTGELFRAMQRGTIDAVQSDDDSIAAPVDVSMFGAYFPFASRYSLDVPVLFNHYGLNEIWEEAYKEVKGVQWLSAGAWDPCNFATVDPINKLADLKGKRIFTFPTGGKFLKRFGVVPVTLPWEDIEVAIQTGELDGIAWSGITEDYTVGWADVTNYYLTNNISGAWAGSYFANSEKWDALPEHLKALFKMSIDSSHYYRLHWYWWGEAHYRATGGKLQLTSIPDSEWATVEQEALKYWDEIAAKSPRSAKVVEILKKYAATMEKAGRPYRYS is encoded by the coding sequence ATGGAACGTCGAGAATTTCTGAAAAAGGCAGGATTAGGAGCCGCAGCGGCGGTTGCAGCAACAACCATCAGCAAGGCACCTTTTGTCCATGCAGCAAAGAAAACCCCTATCAAATGGCGCCTGCAAACTTATGCCGGCCCTGCTTTGGCCGAGTATGTGATCAAGCCTCAGATTGATGCCTTCAACAAGATCGCCAAAAACGAGATGTATATCGAGCTCTATTACGCCGATCAGCTGGTGCCCACAGGCGAATTGTTCCGTGCCATGCAGCGCGGTACCATTGATGCGGTTCAGAGTGACGATGACTCCATTGCGGCGCCGGTAGATGTTTCAATGTTTGGTGCCTATTTCCCTTTTGCGTCCCGTTACTCCCTCGATGTACCGGTACTGTTCAACCACTATGGTTTGAATGAGATCTGGGAGGAGGCGTATAAAGAGGTAAAGGGTGTGCAGTGGCTGAGTGCTGGCGCCTGGGACCCATGTAACTTTGCCACAGTGGATCCTATCAACAAGCTGGCCGACCTGAAAGGCAAGCGCATCTTTACGTTCCCTACCGGTGGTAAATTCCTCAAACGTTTCGGAGTAGTACCTGTAACTCTGCCATGGGAGGATATTGAGGTGGCGATTCAGACGGGCGAGCTTGATGGTATTGCCTGGTCCGGTATTACCGAAGATTACACCGTAGGCTGGGCCGATGTTACGAATTATTACCTCACCAACAATATCTCCGGAGCCTGGGCGGGATCATACTTCGCCAACTCCGAGAAGTGGGATGCCCTGCCTGAACACCTGAAGGCTCTGTTCAAGATGTCCATCGACAGTTCACACTACTATCGCCTGCACTGGTACTGGTGGGGCGAGGCACATTACCGTGCGACAGGTGGCAAGCTGCAGTTGACCTCCATCCCGGATTCCGAATGGGCGACTGTTGAGCAGGAAGCCCTCAAATATTGGGACGAGATTGCTGCCAAATCTCCACGTAGTGCAAAAGTTGTCGAGATTCTCAAGAAGTATGCGGCAACGATGGAGAAAGCTGGTCGTCCGTACCGTTACTCCTGA
- a CDS encoding aspartate kinase: MERIVVKFGGSSVADAEQIRKVKAIVEADHRRRIVVVSAPGKRHAGESKLTDLLYLCHEMVAMDTDPTEPFQLIRNRFTEISRELGIENGVLTELEEFQEDLLRGCSRDYTVSRGEYFSARLIADYLGAEFVDPANAIIVRANTTIARESYRLLGERLNDQEQIYVIPGFYGRDRDGEVKTFSRGGSDITGAIAARAAGAVLYENWTDTSGILMADPRIIDNPQPITEITFREIREMAYMGASVFHDEAILPVREAGIPIRIRNTNRPEDPGTMIVPKLSESELKSTEVAGIAGKKGFSMICLEKSLMNRETGFVYRLLGILNEHGVSFEQFPASIDSVSVIVEEQQLRGLDDVLLEQIHRQLEPDSLYIEKNLALVAVVGEGMVRTVGIAGKVFSALGSAGINIRVINQGASEMNIIIGVAESEYEATVTTLYDAFVGNRAR, from the coding sequence ATGGAAAGAATTGTAGTTAAGTTCGGTGGGTCTAGCGTTGCCGATGCAGAGCAGATCAGAAAGGTAAAGGCAATTGTTGAAGCTGATCACAGGCGTAGGATTGTCGTTGTCTCCGCCCCCGGCAAGCGCCATGCTGGTGAGAGTAAACTTACAGACTTGCTCTACCTTTGTCATGAGATGGTAGCAATGGACACAGACCCCACGGAGCCATTTCAGCTCATTCGCAATCGTTTTACAGAAATCAGCAGAGAACTTGGTATTGAAAATGGTGTCCTGACTGAGTTGGAGGAGTTCCAGGAAGATCTGCTTCGAGGTTGTAGTCGCGACTACACTGTTTCCCGGGGCGAATATTTTTCCGCCCGTCTCATCGCTGATTACCTCGGGGCGGAATTTGTTGATCCCGCCAATGCAATCATTGTTCGGGCCAATACCACTATTGCCAGGGAGAGTTACAGGTTATTGGGCGAGCGGCTGAATGACCAGGAGCAGATTTACGTTATTCCAGGTTTCTATGGCCGTGACCGTGATGGTGAGGTGAAAACCTTTTCCCGTGGCGGCTCTGATATTACTGGGGCAATAGCAGCCAGAGCCGCCGGTGCAGTGCTCTACGAAAACTGGACCGATACCTCGGGAATCCTGATGGCTGATCCTCGCATAATTGACAATCCGCAGCCCATCACCGAGATTACCTTTCGCGAGATCAGGGAAATGGCCTATATGGGGGCCTCGGTTTTTCATGATGAGGCTATTCTGCCGGTACGCGAAGCGGGGATTCCTATCCGTATCAGAAACACCAACAGGCCGGAAGATCCAGGAACAATGATAGTACCCAAACTCAGTGAGTCGGAGTTGAAGTCCACTGAAGTTGCCGGTATAGCCGGCAAAAAAGGATTTTCGATGATATGCCTGGAGAAGTCGTTGATGAATCGGGAGACAGGCTTTGTCTACCGCCTGCTCGGTATTCTCAATGAGCATGGGGTAAGTTTCGAGCAATTCCCGGCATCGATTGACTCGGTCAGTGTCATTGTTGAGGAACAACAGCTTCGTGGCCTTGATGATGTGCTGCTGGAGCAGATTCACAGACAACTTGAGCCTGATTCACTCTACATCGAAAAGAACCTGGCGCTGGTGGCAGTCGTTGGTGAGGGCATGGTGCGCACTGTCGGAATTGCCGGCAAGGTCTTTTCGGCACTGGGTAGTGCCGGCATCAACATCAGGGTTATTAACCAGGGTGCGTCAGAGATGAATATCATCATCGGAGTTGCGGAGTCGGAGTATGAGGCAACCGTGACCACTCTCTATGATGCTTTTGTTGGCAACCGCGCACGGTAG
- a CDS encoding TRAP transporter small permease subunit translates to MPKIIHSYVRYVDALNKRVGTFAMYLVFMMMGILLFASISRTVFNVPYTWAVEMTQFTMAAYYMLGGGFSLYMGAHVRMDVLYGSWAPKKRATMDLVTVFCLIFYLVVLLAGGISSTAYSLEYGQRNYSAWAPPVAPIKIIMVIGIVLMLLQSIATFFKDLAKVRGVKLS, encoded by the coding sequence GTGCCTAAGATTATCCATAGTTATGTGCGCTATGTGGACGCACTGAATAAACGAGTCGGTACATTCGCCATGTACCTGGTGTTCATGATGATGGGCATTCTGCTCTTTGCCTCGATCTCACGGACGGTCTTCAATGTTCCCTATACCTGGGCGGTTGAGATGACCCAGTTCACAATGGCCGCGTACTATATGCTGGGCGGCGGGTTTTCGCTCTACATGGGCGCCCATGTGAGAATGGATGTCCTTTATGGCAGCTGGGCCCCGAAAAAACGGGCAACGATGGATCTTGTGACAGTGTTCTGCCTGATTTTCTACCTCGTTGTTTTGCTGGCCGGAGGAATCTCCAGTACCGCCTATTCACTTGAGTATGGGCAGCGCAATTATTCTGCCTGGGCTCCGCCTGTGGCACCTATCAAAATCATCATGGTTATCGGTATTGTTCTGATGCTGTTGCAGTCAATCGCCACCTTTTTTAAGGATTTGGCCAAAGTGCGAGGGGTGAAATTGTCATGA
- a CDS encoding ketopantoate reductase family protein, with amino-acid sequence MKILIYGAGALGQALGCMLAAEGHEVDLILRERFIPILKENGLKVTGIFGDYGPVTSLGLLPDVSQARKSYDYALITTKTYDTRQAVHDLGLIDGQIKTLVSMQNGCGNIEQLVERFGSERVLGSRVITGFEIVEPGLVKITVSADAIHVGSSSGGEIPASASLLAEAISSAGHECLAVPDIHQSLYAKLLYNCSLNPLGAILGVHYGALVEREETRAIIDEVITETFAIITATGGTTPWQSADEYREIFYAKLIPATYHHRPSMLQDLENGKPTEVDGLAGYVSAMGAKHNVPTPTCDLLASLVRFKQAQAV; translated from the coding sequence GTGAAGATTCTTATATACGGGGCCGGTGCCTTAGGCCAGGCGCTGGGTTGTATGCTGGCTGCAGAAGGCCACGAGGTGGACCTGATTTTACGAGAGCGTTTTATTCCGATCCTTAAGGAGAACGGTCTTAAAGTTACCGGCATTTTTGGTGATTACGGGCCGGTTACGAGCCTCGGCCTATTGCCAGATGTCAGCCAGGCCCGGAAGAGTTATGATTATGCGCTCATCACCACCAAGACCTACGATACCCGGCAGGCGGTGCATGATCTCGGCTTAATCGACGGCCAAATCAAAACTCTCGTCTCCATGCAGAACGGCTGTGGCAATATCGAACAGCTGGTTGAGCGTTTTGGCTCAGAGCGGGTCCTGGGCAGCAGGGTGATCACCGGTTTTGAGATCGTTGAGCCTGGTTTGGTGAAAATCACAGTCTCGGCGGATGCTATTCATGTGGGCAGCAGCAGTGGAGGAGAAATTCCGGCAAGTGCCAGTTTACTTGCCGAGGCGATCAGTTCTGCAGGCCATGAATGTCTGGCTGTGCCGGATATCCACCAGTCGCTATATGCCAAATTGTTATACAACTGCAGCCTCAATCCATTGGGAGCGATTCTCGGCGTGCACTATGGTGCCCTGGTTGAACGGGAGGAAACCAGGGCAATAATTGATGAGGTAATTACAGAAACCTTTGCCATAATCACCGCCACAGGGGGAACGACTCCGTGGCAAAGCGCAGATGAATACCGCGAGATCTTTTACGCCAAACTTATCCCTGCAACATATCACCATCGCCCATCAATGCTCCAGGATCTGGAGAATGGTAAACCAACTGAGGTTGATGGGTTGGCAGGCTATGTAAGTGCCATGGGTGCAAAACATAATGTACCGACCCCGACCTGCGACCTGCTCGCCTCACTTGTGCGATTCAAGCAAGCGCAAGCTGTCTAA
- a CDS encoding YkgJ family cysteine cluster protein, with amino-acid sequence MIGKRLKRLSPAISHAYIQLIMELDERISEISATQLQKQLKCGPGCDGCCIQFSVLPLEAAIVAEAAVAKNVTAENNGESCSLLKDGLCSVYEVRPVICRTQGLPLAYIDEEAGAIEVSACPVNFPDDYPLSHDELMFMDSYNGRLAQLNVQYCTENDIDCSVRIPLADCVC; translated from the coding sequence ATGATTGGAAAAAGACTCAAACGATTATCACCGGCAATTAGCCATGCCTATATCCAACTGATAATGGAATTGGATGAGAGAATATCAGAAATTTCAGCCACACAATTGCAGAAGCAGCTTAAGTGTGGGCCGGGATGTGATGGCTGTTGTATCCAGTTTAGTGTACTGCCGCTTGAAGCTGCCATTGTTGCAGAGGCAGCAGTAGCGAAGAACGTCACTGCTGAAAATAATGGAGAAAGTTGCAGTCTGCTGAAGGATGGACTTTGCAGTGTATACGAAGTGCGCCCTGTTATTTGTAGAACGCAAGGGCTGCCCCTGGCCTATATTGATGAAGAGGCTGGCGCAATTGAAGTATCGGCATGCCCGGTGAATTTCCCCGACGATTATCCGTTATCCCATGACGAGTTGATGTTTATGGATTCTTACAACGGTCGCCTGGCCCAGTTGAATGTGCAATACTGCACTGAAAACGATATCGATTGCAGTGTGCGAATTCCCCTGGCCGATTGTGTCTGTTGA